A genome region from Diorhabda carinulata isolate Delta chromosome 2, icDioCari1.1, whole genome shotgun sequence includes the following:
- the LOC130890915 gene encoding outer dense fiber protein 3-like isoform X12 yields the protein MGGMTQRPWTPTKRRGPIAAEFKGPGPACVALPSYIGRRTLESRTERAPAFSFGSRQNGKLDSIGPGPGQYNITGMSAKGKDTPPALSLHSRPKDQKPENFPAPGDYNPDKAEKVIHDSAPKYTFGLKTNVEKPVDTPAPNVYKIPETIAHDTPKYSFGAKANVGKPSDVPAPNVYNIPETIAHDTPKYSFGAKTQVEKPSDIPAPNVYKIPETIAHNTPKYSFGAKTNVGKPSDVPAPNVYNIPETIAHDTPRYSFGAKTNIAKPSDIPAPNSYDVPRADNVLRRSLRYSFGRKVENKNYTIAPAPNVYNIPSVMGEKSSPAYTISSRTKEPIDERVKNPAPGQYNNVDPEFYKSHSPAYTMSGRINIPKDDKIPGPGVYSPEKVILDTPPAHSFGIRHSEFSEHY from the exons ATGGGAGGAATGACACAACGACCTTGGACACCAACAAAACGCCGAGGGCCCATCGCTGCCGAATTCAAGGGACCAGGTCCAGCTTGCGTAGCGTTACCATCTTACATag gAAGAAGGACTTTGGAATCCAGAACTGAAAGAGCTCCTGCTTTTTCTTTCGGATCTAGACAGAATGGAAAATTGGATAGTATTGGACCTGGCCCTGGCCAATATAACATCACTGGAATGAGTGCCAAAG GTAAAGATACACCACCGGCATTAAGTTTGCATAGTAGGCCTAAGGATCAAAAACCTGAGAATTTTCCTGCTCCAGGAGATTACAATCCGGATAAGGCTGAGAAAGTAATTCATGATAGTGCTCCTAAATACACTTTCGGATTAAAAACTAATGTAGAAAAACCAGTTGATACTCcag CTCCCAATGTTTACAAAATTCCTGAAACCATCGCCCATGACACACCCAAATACAGTTTCGGAGCTAAAGCCAATGTAGGAAAACCATCAGATGTACCTG cTCCGAATGTTTACAATATACCCGAGACCATTGCTCATGATACTCCCAAATATTCATTTGGAGCCAAAACTCAAGTGGAAAAACCATCAGATATTCCCG CTCCTAATGTTTACAAAATTCCCGAAACCATTGCTCATAATACACCAAAATACAGTTTCGGAGCTAAGACCAATGTAGGAAAACCATCAGATGTACCTG CTCCAAATGTGTATAACATTCCTGAGACTATTGCCCACGATACACCGAGGTACAGTTTTGGAGCCAAAACCAATATAGCAAAACCATCGGACATACCtg ctCCCAATAGCTATGACGTACCTAGGGCAGATAATGTTTTAAGACGGTCTCTAAGGTATAGCTTTGGACgtaaagtagaaaataaaaattatactattGCTCCTG cTCCTAATGTATACAACATACCATCGGTAATGGGTGAAAAGAGTTCACCAGCATATACGATATCAAGCAGAACTAAGGAACCCATTGATGAACGTGTCAAAAACCCTGCCCCAGGACAATATAATAACGTCGATCCCGAATTTTACAAAAGTCATTCACCTGCTTATACGATGAGTGGAAGGATAAATATTCCTAAGGATGATAAGATACCTGGACCTGGCGTATACTCACCTGAAAAG GTTATATTAGATACTCCTCCAGCACACAGTTTTGGAATCAGACATTCTGAATTCTCCGAGCACTACTGA
- the LOC130890915 gene encoding outer dense fiber protein 3-like isoform X13 — MGGMTQRPWTPTKRRGPIAAEFKGPGPACVALPSYIGRRTLESRTERAPAFSFGSRQNGKLDSIGPGPGQYNITGMSAKGKDTPPALSLHSRPKDQKPENFPAPGDYNPDKAEKVIHDSAPKYTFGLKTNVEKPVDTPAPNVYKIPETIAHNTPKYSFGAKTNVGKPSDVPAPNVYNIPETIAHDTPKYSFGAKINVEKPSDVPAPNVYKIPETIARDTPKYTFGAKTNIEKPSDIPAPNVYNIPETIAHDTPRYSFGAKTNIAKPSDIPAPNSYDVPRADNVLRRSLRYSFGRKVENKNYTIAPAPNVYNIPSVMGEKSSPAYTISSRTKEPIDERVKNPAPGQYNNVDPEFYKSHSPAYTMSGRINIPKDDKIPGPGVYSPEKVILDTPPAHSFGIRHSEFSEHY; from the exons ATGGGAGGAATGACACAACGACCTTGGACACCAACAAAACGCCGAGGGCCCATCGCTGCCGAATTCAAGGGACCAGGTCCAGCTTGCGTAGCGTTACCATCTTACATag gAAGAAGGACTTTGGAATCCAGAACTGAAAGAGCTCCTGCTTTTTCTTTCGGATCTAGACAGAATGGAAAATTGGATAGTATTGGACCTGGCCCTGGCCAATATAACATCACTGGAATGAGTGCCAAAG GTAAAGATACACCACCGGCATTAAGTTTGCATAGTAGGCCTAAGGATCAAAAACCTGAGAATTTTCCTGCTCCAGGAGATTACAATCCGGATAAGGCTGAGAAAGTAATTCATGATAGTGCTCCTAAATACACTTTCGGATTAAAAACTAATGTAGAAAAACCAGTTGATACTCcag CTCCTAATGTTTACAAAATTCCCGAAACCATTGCTCATAATACACCAAAATACAGTTTCGGAGCTAAGACCAATGTAGGAAAACCATCAGATGTACCTG cTCCAAACGTTTATAATATCCCCGAGACCATTGCACACGATACTCCTAAATACTCTTTTGGAGCCAAAATTAATGTGGAAAAACCATCAGATGTTCCTG cTCCCAATGTTTACAAAATCCCCGAAACCATTGCCCGAGACACACCCAAATACACTTTTGGTGCCAAAACTAATATAGAAAAACCATCAGACATTCCCG CTCCAAATGTGTATAACATTCCTGAGACTATTGCCCACGATACACCGAGGTACAGTTTTGGAGCCAAAACCAATATAGCAAAACCATCGGACATACCtg ctCCCAATAGCTATGACGTACCTAGGGCAGATAATGTTTTAAGACGGTCTCTAAGGTATAGCTTTGGACgtaaagtagaaaataaaaattatactattGCTCCTG cTCCTAATGTATACAACATACCATCGGTAATGGGTGAAAAGAGTTCACCAGCATATACGATATCAAGCAGAACTAAGGAACCCATTGATGAACGTGTCAAAAACCCTGCCCCAGGACAATATAATAACGTCGATCCCGAATTTTACAAAAGTCATTCACCTGCTTATACGATGAGTGGAAGGATAAATATTCCTAAGGATGATAAGATACCTGGACCTGGCGTATACTCACCTGAAAAG GTTATATTAGATACTCCTCCAGCACACAGTTTTGGAATCAGACATTCTGAATTCTCCGAGCACTACTGA
- the LOC130890915 gene encoding outer dense fiber protein 3-like isoform X16: MGGMTQRPWTPTKRRGPIAAEFKGPGPACVALPSYIGRRTLESRTERAPAFSFGSRQNGKLDSIGPGPGQYNITGMSAKGKDTPPALSLHSRPKDQKPENFPAPGDYNPDKAEKVIHDSAPKYTFGLKTNVEKPVDTPAPNVYKIPETIAHDTPKYSFGAKANVGKPSDVPAPNVYKIPETIAHNTPKYSFGAKTNVGKPSDVPAPNVYNIPETIAHDTPKYSFGAKINVEKPSDVPAPNVYKIPETIARDTPKYTFGAKTNIEKPSDIPAPNVYNIPETIAHDTPRYSFGAKTNIAKPSDIPAPNVYNIPSVMGEKSSPAYTISSRTKEPIDERVKNPAPGQYNNVDPEFYKSHSPAYTMSGRINIPKDDKIPGPGVYSPEKVILDTPPAHSFGIRHSEFSEHY, translated from the exons ATGGGAGGAATGACACAACGACCTTGGACACCAACAAAACGCCGAGGGCCCATCGCTGCCGAATTCAAGGGACCAGGTCCAGCTTGCGTAGCGTTACCATCTTACATag gAAGAAGGACTTTGGAATCCAGAACTGAAAGAGCTCCTGCTTTTTCTTTCGGATCTAGACAGAATGGAAAATTGGATAGTATTGGACCTGGCCCTGGCCAATATAACATCACTGGAATGAGTGCCAAAG GTAAAGATACACCACCGGCATTAAGTTTGCATAGTAGGCCTAAGGATCAAAAACCTGAGAATTTTCCTGCTCCAGGAGATTACAATCCGGATAAGGCTGAGAAAGTAATTCATGATAGTGCTCCTAAATACACTTTCGGATTAAAAACTAATGTAGAAAAACCAGTTGATACTCcag CTCCCAATGTTTACAAAATTCCTGAAACCATCGCCCATGACACACCCAAATACAGTTTCGGAGCTAAAGCCAATGTAGGAAAACCATCAGATGTACCTG CTCCTAATGTTTACAAAATTCCCGAAACCATTGCTCATAATACACCAAAATACAGTTTCGGAGCTAAGACCAATGTAGGAAAACCATCAGATGTACCTG cTCCAAACGTTTATAATATCCCCGAGACCATTGCACACGATACTCCTAAATACTCTTTTGGAGCCAAAATTAATGTGGAAAAACCATCAGATGTTCCTG cTCCCAATGTTTACAAAATCCCCGAAACCATTGCCCGAGACACACCCAAATACACTTTTGGTGCCAAAACTAATATAGAAAAACCATCAGACATTCCCG CTCCAAATGTGTATAACATTCCTGAGACTATTGCCCACGATACACCGAGGTACAGTTTTGGAGCCAAAACCAATATAGCAAAACCATCGGACATACCtg cTCCTAATGTATACAACATACCATCGGTAATGGGTGAAAAGAGTTCACCAGCATATACGATATCAAGCAGAACTAAGGAACCCATTGATGAACGTGTCAAAAACCCTGCCCCAGGACAATATAATAACGTCGATCCCGAATTTTACAAAAGTCATTCACCTGCTTATACGATGAGTGGAAGGATAAATATTCCTAAGGATGATAAGATACCTGGACCTGGCGTATACTCACCTGAAAAG GTTATATTAGATACTCCTCCAGCACACAGTTTTGGAATCAGACATTCTGAATTCTCCGAGCACTACTGA
- the LOC130890915 gene encoding outer dense fiber protein 3-like isoform X14 gives MGGMTQRPWTPTKRRGPIAAEFKGPGPACVALPSYIGRRTLESRTERAPAFSFGSRQNGKLDSIGPGPGQYNITGMSAKGKDTPPALSLHSRPKDQKPENFPAPGDYNPDKAEKVIHDSAPKYTFGLKTNVEKPVDTPAPNVYKIPETIAHDTPKYSFGAKANVGKPSDVPAPNVYNIPETIAHDTPKYSFGAKTQVEKPSDIPAPNVYKIPETIAHNTPKYSFGAKTNVGKPSDVPAPNVYNIPETIAHDTPKYSFGAKINVEKPSDVPAPNSYDVPRADNVLRRSLRYSFGRKVENKNYTIAPAPNVYNIPSVMGEKSSPAYTISSRTKEPIDERVKNPAPGQYNNVDPEFYKSHSPAYTMSGRINIPKDDKIPGPGVYSPEKVILDTPPAHSFGIRHSEFSEHY, from the exons ATGGGAGGAATGACACAACGACCTTGGACACCAACAAAACGCCGAGGGCCCATCGCTGCCGAATTCAAGGGACCAGGTCCAGCTTGCGTAGCGTTACCATCTTACATag gAAGAAGGACTTTGGAATCCAGAACTGAAAGAGCTCCTGCTTTTTCTTTCGGATCTAGACAGAATGGAAAATTGGATAGTATTGGACCTGGCCCTGGCCAATATAACATCACTGGAATGAGTGCCAAAG GTAAAGATACACCACCGGCATTAAGTTTGCATAGTAGGCCTAAGGATCAAAAACCTGAGAATTTTCCTGCTCCAGGAGATTACAATCCGGATAAGGCTGAGAAAGTAATTCATGATAGTGCTCCTAAATACACTTTCGGATTAAAAACTAATGTAGAAAAACCAGTTGATACTCcag CTCCCAATGTTTACAAAATTCCTGAAACCATCGCCCATGACACACCCAAATACAGTTTCGGAGCTAAAGCCAATGTAGGAAAACCATCAGATGTACCTG cTCCGAATGTTTACAATATACCCGAGACCATTGCTCATGATACTCCCAAATATTCATTTGGAGCCAAAACTCAAGTGGAAAAACCATCAGATATTCCCG CTCCTAATGTTTACAAAATTCCCGAAACCATTGCTCATAATACACCAAAATACAGTTTCGGAGCTAAGACCAATGTAGGAAAACCATCAGATGTACCTG cTCCAAACGTTTATAATATCCCCGAGACCATTGCACACGATACTCCTAAATACTCTTTTGGAGCCAAAATTAATGTGGAAAAACCATCAGATGTTCCTG ctCCCAATAGCTATGACGTACCTAGGGCAGATAATGTTTTAAGACGGTCTCTAAGGTATAGCTTTGGACgtaaagtagaaaataaaaattatactattGCTCCTG cTCCTAATGTATACAACATACCATCGGTAATGGGTGAAAAGAGTTCACCAGCATATACGATATCAAGCAGAACTAAGGAACCCATTGATGAACGTGTCAAAAACCCTGCCCCAGGACAATATAATAACGTCGATCCCGAATTTTACAAAAGTCATTCACCTGCTTATACGATGAGTGGAAGGATAAATATTCCTAAGGATGATAAGATACCTGGACCTGGCGTATACTCACCTGAAAAG GTTATATTAGATACTCCTCCAGCACACAGTTTTGGAATCAGACATTCTGAATTCTCCGAGCACTACTGA
- the LOC130890915 gene encoding outer dense fiber protein 3-like isoform X6 — protein MGGMTQRPWTPTKRRGPIAAEFKGPGPACVALPSYIGRRTLESRTERAPAFSFGSRQNGKLDSIGPGPGQYNITGMSAKGKDTPPALSLHSRPKDQKPENFPAPGDYNPDKAEKVIHDSAPKYTFGLKTNVEKPVDTPAPNVYKIPETIAHDTPKYSFGAKANVGKPSDVPAPNVYNIPETIAHDTPKYSFGAKTQVEKPSDIPAPNVYKIPETIAHNTPKYSFGAKTNVGKPSDVPAPNVYNIPETIAHDTPKYSFGAKINVEKPSDVPAPNVYNIPETIAHDTPRYSFGAKTNIAKPSDIPAPNSYDVPRADNVLRRSLRYSFGRKVENKNYTIAPAPNVYNIPSVMGEKSSPAYTISSRTKEPIDERVKNPAPGQYNNVDPEFYKSHSPAYTMSGRINIPKDDKIPGPGVYSPEKVILDTPPAHSFGIRHSEFSEHY, from the exons ATGGGAGGAATGACACAACGACCTTGGACACCAACAAAACGCCGAGGGCCCATCGCTGCCGAATTCAAGGGACCAGGTCCAGCTTGCGTAGCGTTACCATCTTACATag gAAGAAGGACTTTGGAATCCAGAACTGAAAGAGCTCCTGCTTTTTCTTTCGGATCTAGACAGAATGGAAAATTGGATAGTATTGGACCTGGCCCTGGCCAATATAACATCACTGGAATGAGTGCCAAAG GTAAAGATACACCACCGGCATTAAGTTTGCATAGTAGGCCTAAGGATCAAAAACCTGAGAATTTTCCTGCTCCAGGAGATTACAATCCGGATAAGGCTGAGAAAGTAATTCATGATAGTGCTCCTAAATACACTTTCGGATTAAAAACTAATGTAGAAAAACCAGTTGATACTCcag CTCCCAATGTTTACAAAATTCCTGAAACCATCGCCCATGACACACCCAAATACAGTTTCGGAGCTAAAGCCAATGTAGGAAAACCATCAGATGTACCTG cTCCGAATGTTTACAATATACCCGAGACCATTGCTCATGATACTCCCAAATATTCATTTGGAGCCAAAACTCAAGTGGAAAAACCATCAGATATTCCCG CTCCTAATGTTTACAAAATTCCCGAAACCATTGCTCATAATACACCAAAATACAGTTTCGGAGCTAAGACCAATGTAGGAAAACCATCAGATGTACCTG cTCCAAACGTTTATAATATCCCCGAGACCATTGCACACGATACTCCTAAATACTCTTTTGGAGCCAAAATTAATGTGGAAAAACCATCAGATGTTCCTG CTCCAAATGTGTATAACATTCCTGAGACTATTGCCCACGATACACCGAGGTACAGTTTTGGAGCCAAAACCAATATAGCAAAACCATCGGACATACCtg ctCCCAATAGCTATGACGTACCTAGGGCAGATAATGTTTTAAGACGGTCTCTAAGGTATAGCTTTGGACgtaaagtagaaaataaaaattatactattGCTCCTG cTCCTAATGTATACAACATACCATCGGTAATGGGTGAAAAGAGTTCACCAGCATATACGATATCAAGCAGAACTAAGGAACCCATTGATGAACGTGTCAAAAACCCTGCCCCAGGACAATATAATAACGTCGATCCCGAATTTTACAAAAGTCATTCACCTGCTTATACGATGAGTGGAAGGATAAATATTCCTAAGGATGATAAGATACCTGGACCTGGCGTATACTCACCTGAAAAG GTTATATTAGATACTCCTCCAGCACACAGTTTTGGAATCAGACATTCTGAATTCTCCGAGCACTACTGA
- the LOC130890915 gene encoding outer dense fiber protein 3-like isoform X15, which translates to MGGMTQRPWTPTKRRGPIAAEFKGPGPACVALPSYIGRRTLESRTERAPAFSFGSRQNGKLDSIGPGPGQYNITGMSAKGKDTPPALSLHSRPKDQKPENFPAPGDYNPDKAEKVIHDSAPKYTFGLKTNVEKPVDTPAPNVYKIPETIAHDTPKYSFGAKANVGKPSDVPAPNVYNIPETIAHDTPKYSFGAKTQVEKPSDIPAPNVYKIPETIAHNTPKYSFGAKTNVGKPSDVPAPNVYNIPETIAHDTPKYSFGAKINVEKPSDVPAPNVYNIPETIAHDTPRYSFGAKTNIAKPSDIPAPNVYNIPSVMGEKSSPAYTISSRTKEPIDERVKNPAPGQYNNVDPEFYKSHSPAYTMSGRINIPKDDKIPGPGVYSPEKVILDTPPAHSFGIRHSEFSEHY; encoded by the exons ATGGGAGGAATGACACAACGACCTTGGACACCAACAAAACGCCGAGGGCCCATCGCTGCCGAATTCAAGGGACCAGGTCCAGCTTGCGTAGCGTTACCATCTTACATag gAAGAAGGACTTTGGAATCCAGAACTGAAAGAGCTCCTGCTTTTTCTTTCGGATCTAGACAGAATGGAAAATTGGATAGTATTGGACCTGGCCCTGGCCAATATAACATCACTGGAATGAGTGCCAAAG GTAAAGATACACCACCGGCATTAAGTTTGCATAGTAGGCCTAAGGATCAAAAACCTGAGAATTTTCCTGCTCCAGGAGATTACAATCCGGATAAGGCTGAGAAAGTAATTCATGATAGTGCTCCTAAATACACTTTCGGATTAAAAACTAATGTAGAAAAACCAGTTGATACTCcag CTCCCAATGTTTACAAAATTCCTGAAACCATCGCCCATGACACACCCAAATACAGTTTCGGAGCTAAAGCCAATGTAGGAAAACCATCAGATGTACCTG cTCCGAATGTTTACAATATACCCGAGACCATTGCTCATGATACTCCCAAATATTCATTTGGAGCCAAAACTCAAGTGGAAAAACCATCAGATATTCCCG CTCCTAATGTTTACAAAATTCCCGAAACCATTGCTCATAATACACCAAAATACAGTTTCGGAGCTAAGACCAATGTAGGAAAACCATCAGATGTACCTG cTCCAAACGTTTATAATATCCCCGAGACCATTGCACACGATACTCCTAAATACTCTTTTGGAGCCAAAATTAATGTGGAAAAACCATCAGATGTTCCTG CTCCAAATGTGTATAACATTCCTGAGACTATTGCCCACGATACACCGAGGTACAGTTTTGGAGCCAAAACCAATATAGCAAAACCATCGGACATACCtg cTCCTAATGTATACAACATACCATCGGTAATGGGTGAAAAGAGTTCACCAGCATATACGATATCAAGCAGAACTAAGGAACCCATTGATGAACGTGTCAAAAACCCTGCCCCAGGACAATATAATAACGTCGATCCCGAATTTTACAAAAGTCATTCACCTGCTTATACGATGAGTGGAAGGATAAATATTCCTAAGGATGATAAGATACCTGGACCTGGCGTATACTCACCTGAAAAG GTTATATTAGATACTCCTCCAGCACACAGTTTTGGAATCAGACATTCTGAATTCTCCGAGCACTACTGA
- the LOC130890915 gene encoding outer dense fiber protein 3-B-like isoform X7, which yields MGGMTQRPWTPTKRRGPIAAEFKGPGPACVALPSYIGRRTLESRTERAPAFSFGSRQNGKLDSIGPGPGQYNITGMSAKGKDTPPALSLHSRPKDQKPENFPAPGDYNPDKAEKVIHDSAPKYTFGLKTNVEKPVDTPAPNVYKIPETIAHDTPKYSFGAKANVGKPSDVPAPNVYNIPETIAHDTPKYSFGAKTQVEKPSDIPAPNVYKIPETIAHNTPKYSFGAKTNVGKPSDVPAPNVYNIPETIAHDTPKYSFGAKINVEKPSDVPAPNVYKIPETIARDTPKYTFGAKTNIEKPSDIPAPNVYNIPETIAHDTPRYSFGAKTNIAKPSDIPAPNVYNIPSVMGEKSSPAYTISSRTKEPIDERVKNPAPGQYNNVDPEFYKSHSPAYTMSGRINIPKDDKIPGPGVYSPEKVILDTPPAHSFGIRHSEFSEHY from the exons ATGGGAGGAATGACACAACGACCTTGGACACCAACAAAACGCCGAGGGCCCATCGCTGCCGAATTCAAGGGACCAGGTCCAGCTTGCGTAGCGTTACCATCTTACATag gAAGAAGGACTTTGGAATCCAGAACTGAAAGAGCTCCTGCTTTTTCTTTCGGATCTAGACAGAATGGAAAATTGGATAGTATTGGACCTGGCCCTGGCCAATATAACATCACTGGAATGAGTGCCAAAG GTAAAGATACACCACCGGCATTAAGTTTGCATAGTAGGCCTAAGGATCAAAAACCTGAGAATTTTCCTGCTCCAGGAGATTACAATCCGGATAAGGCTGAGAAAGTAATTCATGATAGTGCTCCTAAATACACTTTCGGATTAAAAACTAATGTAGAAAAACCAGTTGATACTCcag CTCCCAATGTTTACAAAATTCCTGAAACCATCGCCCATGACACACCCAAATACAGTTTCGGAGCTAAAGCCAATGTAGGAAAACCATCAGATGTACCTG cTCCGAATGTTTACAATATACCCGAGACCATTGCTCATGATACTCCCAAATATTCATTTGGAGCCAAAACTCAAGTGGAAAAACCATCAGATATTCCCG CTCCTAATGTTTACAAAATTCCCGAAACCATTGCTCATAATACACCAAAATACAGTTTCGGAGCTAAGACCAATGTAGGAAAACCATCAGATGTACCTG cTCCAAACGTTTATAATATCCCCGAGACCATTGCACACGATACTCCTAAATACTCTTTTGGAGCCAAAATTAATGTGGAAAAACCATCAGATGTTCCTG cTCCCAATGTTTACAAAATCCCCGAAACCATTGCCCGAGACACACCCAAATACACTTTTGGTGCCAAAACTAATATAGAAAAACCATCAGACATTCCCG CTCCAAATGTGTATAACATTCCTGAGACTATTGCCCACGATACACCGAGGTACAGTTTTGGAGCCAAAACCAATATAGCAAAACCATCGGACATACCtg cTCCTAATGTATACAACATACCATCGGTAATGGGTGAAAAGAGTTCACCAGCATATACGATATCAAGCAGAACTAAGGAACCCATTGATGAACGTGTCAAAAACCCTGCCCCAGGACAATATAATAACGTCGATCCCGAATTTTACAAAAGTCATTCACCTGCTTATACGATGAGTGGAAGGATAAATATTCCTAAGGATGATAAGATACCTGGACCTGGCGTATACTCACCTGAAAAG GTTATATTAGATACTCCTCCAGCACACAGTTTTGGAATCAGACATTCTGAATTCTCCGAGCACTACTGA
- the LOC130890915 gene encoding uncharacterized protein LOC130890915 isoform X2, whose translation MGGMTQRPWTPTKRRGPIAAEFKGPGPACVALPSYIGRRTLESRTERAPAFSFGSRQNGKLDSIGPGPGQYNITGMSAKGKDTPPALSLHSRPKDQKPENFPAPGDYNPDKAEKVIHDSAPKYTFGLKTNVEKPVDTPAPNVYKIPETIAHDTPKYSFGAKANVGKPSDVPAPNVYNIPETIAHDTPKYSFGAKTQVEKPSDIPAPNVYKIPETIAHNTPKYSFGAKTNVGKPSDVPAPNVYNIPETIAHDTPKYSFGAKINVEKPSDVPAPNVYKIPETIARDTPKYTFGAKTNIEKPSDIPAPNVYNIPETIAHDTPRYSFGAKTNIAKPSDIPAPNSYDVPRADNVLRRSLRYSFGRKVENKNYTIAPAPNVYNIPSVMGEKSSPAYTISSRTKEPIDERVKNPAPGQYNNVDPEFYKSHSPAYTMSGRINIPKDDKIPGPGVYSPEKVILDTPPAHSFGIRHSEFSEHY comes from the exons ATGGGAGGAATGACACAACGACCTTGGACACCAACAAAACGCCGAGGGCCCATCGCTGCCGAATTCAAGGGACCAGGTCCAGCTTGCGTAGCGTTACCATCTTACATag gAAGAAGGACTTTGGAATCCAGAACTGAAAGAGCTCCTGCTTTTTCTTTCGGATCTAGACAGAATGGAAAATTGGATAGTATTGGACCTGGCCCTGGCCAATATAACATCACTGGAATGAGTGCCAAAG GTAAAGATACACCACCGGCATTAAGTTTGCATAGTAGGCCTAAGGATCAAAAACCTGAGAATTTTCCTGCTCCAGGAGATTACAATCCGGATAAGGCTGAGAAAGTAATTCATGATAGTGCTCCTAAATACACTTTCGGATTAAAAACTAATGTAGAAAAACCAGTTGATACTCcag CTCCCAATGTTTACAAAATTCCTGAAACCATCGCCCATGACACACCCAAATACAGTTTCGGAGCTAAAGCCAATGTAGGAAAACCATCAGATGTACCTG cTCCGAATGTTTACAATATACCCGAGACCATTGCTCATGATACTCCCAAATATTCATTTGGAGCCAAAACTCAAGTGGAAAAACCATCAGATATTCCCG CTCCTAATGTTTACAAAATTCCCGAAACCATTGCTCATAATACACCAAAATACAGTTTCGGAGCTAAGACCAATGTAGGAAAACCATCAGATGTACCTG cTCCAAACGTTTATAATATCCCCGAGACCATTGCACACGATACTCCTAAATACTCTTTTGGAGCCAAAATTAATGTGGAAAAACCATCAGATGTTCCTG cTCCCAATGTTTACAAAATCCCCGAAACCATTGCCCGAGACACACCCAAATACACTTTTGGTGCCAAAACTAATATAGAAAAACCATCAGACATTCCCG CTCCAAATGTGTATAACATTCCTGAGACTATTGCCCACGATACACCGAGGTACAGTTTTGGAGCCAAAACCAATATAGCAAAACCATCGGACATACCtg ctCCCAATAGCTATGACGTACCTAGGGCAGATAATGTTTTAAGACGGTCTCTAAGGTATAGCTTTGGACgtaaagtagaaaataaaaattatactattGCTCCTG cTCCTAATGTATACAACATACCATCGGTAATGGGTGAAAAGAGTTCACCAGCATATACGATATCAAGCAGAACTAAGGAACCCATTGATGAACGTGTCAAAAACCCTGCCCCAGGACAATATAATAACGTCGATCCCGAATTTTACAAAAGTCATTCACCTGCTTATACGATGAGTGGAAGGATAAATATTCCTAAGGATGATAAGATACCTGGACCTGGCGTATACTCACCTGAAAAG GTTATATTAGATACTCCTCCAGCACACAGTTTTGGAATCAGACATTCTGAATTCTCCGAGCACTACTGA